The segment ACATATTTTCCCCCTTAATTTTCCAAAGATATGacaaaggaaaacaaaaaaaaagtaatcaaaGGGGGAAAATGAAGTAAAAAAATGCCCTTTTACTCGCTGCAAAATCATCGGAAACCCCTAAAAAACGCTAAATCACCAACACTGATCCGTCTCCCATCTCCGTGTCGCTGCGTACACCCGACCCATAGCTCCAGCTTGGACCCGTCTCCGCCGTGATACCAGCGTCGAATCGTATATCGCTCTCGTTGTCGGATCCGCCAGCGTAGCGTAAGCTCTGTGGATCTCCATGAAATCTCGTCCGTCCGATTCCGACGCATCCGGATGGCACACCTTCGCTAAGCTCCTGTACGCCGTCTTTATCTCCGTCAACGACGCCGTTTCGTTTACTTTAAGCAGCTCGTAGAGGCTCGACACTCGCCGGCGAACGGTGGATTCGGTTACAGCTGGCTCGGCGTTTAGCGTCTGCGTGTATGCCCTAAACGACGTAGCTCTGGAGGGAAACCGGGCGTTTCGGTTGCGGGATTTGACTGTCTTGGGATGAGAGAGGACGTGTGCCGGCGATAATCGAAGGGAGTTACCGGTGGAAGAAACTAAAATTCCGGACATTTacgtaattaaattaaaaacagagGAGCAAATACTaaagaaaaatgaattttttttgaaagaagcGAAGCAGAGAGAGGACGAGAGATATGAATCACAAGGAGAGAGGGATCGAGATGTGATCTTTATTTATAGAGGATAGCTCAAAGGTGAAAAGTTTTTGTGTGATTTggtaattttagaatattttcatCACTATTTTCCTGATAATATTTAACTGTTTAAAAATTGTTCATTATTCGATATCTTACAAGGTTTTAGAATCCGGGTATGTTCATTCTAGCTGTTATTCAAAAGTTGAGAAacgtcaacaaaaaaaaagtatatagaAATAGATAAATTAAATACTAATTTAACTTTCTAAGCTGATTAGTAAAACCTACTATTcaattttatactattaaataataagtCATCGGTTAAATATGGTAATTAGAAAGGAGCCAACATCAAGGAAAAAAGACAGGTAAAGCCTGTGGGAGTGACGGGCAGTCACcaattttctgaaaattctaTGAAACGCTGACGTGTCATCTAGTACAATAGATTGGCTTTCTAGAATCTCTTTATCGGCTCGGCTCTAGGAATAAGCGTTTTATCCAAAAAAGTCCAAATATTCATAAGTTTTAgaagtaaaacaaatattaaacatcaatttcattaaaaacaaagtaaatcacaaatactaaaaatttaaGAGCCAAATATTCGATTTGCTCTGATTTTTACACAAACAtaagtatatatacaattaaatatagaggtttaaatgtataattttatataaatactattttaatatataaatttattagttttatttatagaaCTCCTTATAGAAATAGTAGATTAAAGGAAtctttataaaaactataattcttctaaagttttttttgttttataataatatttaattaatttttaaaattatgaaacatatagttcactaatatttatttatattttatattatgttaaatatattttgtaagatAAACTTGGATggtattttctaaatttatttgtattgagaataatgaataatatatccataaatatttgtaaatatctGTAATTTTTTGGTATTCgtatttttcttaaacaaaataaataaaaatttcggATATCTTTAAAATACGAATCAAATCTCAAATTCTAAAAATTATGATAGTATTCAATTAGCGCCCATAGTTACTCCGCTGAGTCTTACTTAATCAGCTGACTAAGACTGAAATGATGACATTTCAAATTGATAAAGCcgaattaaaaacaaaattagactAGATAATTTTCTGGAATTACATGTTTAATGACATTAAACAAGTCATTAAATTAAAGGATGTGTTTCTTGAACAGTCAACTATAGCCATTAATTTAAATCTAGCGATagtgtttatataatatatagtagtACCCATGATATAGTACTATCAAAtgtttaacaattttttaaaaaattagtaaacttttttttttcttttagactgctatataattatctattttaattaataaactttGTTCCAACGTAAAAGTGTGGTTCTAGAAGAGATCGTGTCCAGCGAACCAACGGCTTAGAATTAAAAAACAGCAATAAAGTATCTTTACAACCAAGAAAAATAAACGGAACCAAAAAATATCAACGCTTTCTAGAagcttttcttttgtctttgttATCTACATAATTTTTTcgtttataaatctatttattgTTGGATTAGTGTACAGAAAAATAGACAAGAGTGTTACATTAAAGGAATCATCTTAGGCCACCAAGATGGATAGGACTTCTAGAAGATAACGAACCCAACAACGCTCCttgttgtgtgttttgtttgaaCTTTGAACGATGGATGAGTCCAACCATTTtatgagaaaaagaaaacagaaatcAAAGTAGTTACGGCTTGTGTAATATATGGTTGATACTAATCGGCAgagattaattattttatcccTTGGACGGTGGGAATTTCACTtagttattttagttttttttatcatgaaTGACTCTGACTCGCAGTAAACAAAGCTTCCAGACTCTGGTTAATAATGGTAATAATAAGCAATCATTTCAGTAGTGCATGTAGTGGATGGGTGATTGGGTGGATTTCAACtttgttagtttattttatgATGATTATTAGGCCTGGGCgcggatcggatattcgggtttttaaaggtatttgtgatttgcttcgaatgttacggatatctgatttttcgatttgctttgcttcggaaaaatacggatattcggaaaaacggatatccggaaaataaatagatatttgcggatattcgcggatacttacggatcatctcatttgttttgattaatacaaataattttaaaaatttgatacaaatttgttttgtaaaatatatttttgcatggtataaaagataaaaattaaaagaagtagtgaatcttcatattttgtaaatttttaaacttagttaaaattataataacacaaaacttaagaaaaaattttaattgtcataaatattttctcttccttttatgtaatacttttatataagtaaaattatataattttatacatttaaaactttaaatataatcaaaatatacatgtatttatatattgacggatcggatcggatattcgcttcccaaaattttaatatttgtgatttgcttcgattttgacggatattgaattttagtatttgctttgcttcgaaagcttacggatattcggaattttcggatcgaatagcaacggataacgaatcgaatcaaatttaacggataaaatgcccagccctaatgATGAGTGACTAGCAACAGTTAACGTTTATACTTTTCTACAAAAAGTAGTAAAATGATTAATTAAGGTTTGATTACAATGGTGCTTTGGGTGGGGACTACTGGTACTTGGTGGGGGAGTCATGTTGTGTGTGCACTCCAAGTTCCACAGACGCTGATTCTTCTTTTGCTTGTGTccttatttttttcaatatgcAAATTAACAACACATCGATTTTGTGTTAGTAATTGATATCTAATCATCTTTGAAAAAAGTTGTCACCAAAAAGCACCACCATAGAAAATAGACCACATATCCACAGCCACAGGTAACCAATgctaaaattttttttgtttagataaattaatatatcttTATTATAGTACGTAGATAATTTGTTGGCTATACATCAGCTTTAGGGGTGTTCGGTTTTCTAAAACCAAACTTaatcaaaatagaaaaaatggtTTTGATTTGATAGTATAGAATATACGGAATGCatgttatttttaagaaaccaAGGTGTATGAATATGGTTTGAAGCACACGATCGAATGTATGTCACTCCTAAACGCTACTACATTCGGGAATATTACAGCACTGATCATATAGGATTTTCTCGCTTGAGAAAAGTGGGATGATACGTGTTATTCAGCTGACATTACTAGGATCCATTCTGTCTAACATGCTGCTTGTACTTGGCTGCGCTTTCTTCTCCGGTGGTCTAGTGTTTTACCAGAAAGACCAAGTCTTTGACAAAGTAAATCCACTTCTTCATTCTATTCGCTTGTGTcgttttttgtatttttgcttttctttatCGTTTTTTCTGCATCCAGGGAATTGTGGTTGTGAATTAATGATTGCTTTTGATGGCAGTCATGGGGATAGTCTTCCCGGCTGTTCTTCACTACATGCAAAGTACTGAGGTTCATGCTGGATCATCAGAGATGGCCCTGTCAAGGTTCACCAGTTGCATTATGCTTATAAGCCTACGCCGCTTACCTCTTCTTCCAGTCTAATTCTTATAGCCCTCTTGAAGAGGTTTGTTGCTTTAAGACAAGACTGTCCATTCTTATAGCTCTACGTGCTGTGAATTCTAGGAAACAGGAACACATCGCAAGATCCGAAGATCTCCAAGTAGGAAGCTATCATATGGCTCTCAATCTTGACTTTATTCTCAGTTTGCCTTGAGACATGGTTGAACTTTATTTGACCTCAACAGGATCTGTCCTTGGGAGTGGCTATTGGCTCCTCTCTCCATATTTCCATTCGTGCTATGTAACATGAACACATCGCAAGAGCAGTGTATCATCTTTGGCCAACAAGAGGCTTGTTTATTAATCTCTGTTGCTGGTTGTATATGGCTAGGTCCCGTTCTGCGTGGTGATTGGATGTATGATGTGTGAACAGATGGACTTGAACTTCCAGCTTTTTGAGACAGCGATGCTGTTCATCACCGTTATAGTAGtagcttttttttcttctcctggTGGGGTAAAGAAGTCCACCTTATAGGGATGATAATGGTAAATAGAAAACTAATAAGTGATGATGATCGATCTGTATGTAACACACAGGAAGGGACATCGAATTCTCTTTGTTATTTGATAGTAGCTGCCAGTTTCTCTGTACACGAAGATCCTTATGAAGGTTAGTTGGTTGGTTCATTTTTAATACCTGAAACGAGTTTCTTTGCAGTTTTCCTCACAGAGAACTGCTTTACATTTAACACTACCGGTCTGATGAACTTTTTTCATATTGCTCTGTGGTTACTTTTTGGTTGGATGCAATATAAATCCCATGGAAGAGAGAGTCTGGTGTGAAGCAAGGTGGGTCTTAACTAAAAGCTAATGATCTCATGAACTTATTAAGAAGATGTAGATCTGATTCTAATGTGGTTTGTTTCCATAAACTTGAATCAAGTTAAACGTTTTGGAAGTTATGTTGGAGCAAATAAGGTTTATTCCTTTTGGCTTTTCTTCccacagatttttttttaatattctaagTGGCTTTTTAGAAGGTTACAAGTTTTGTTACTTTACAATGTTCTTATGAAAAGATTGGAAATTGATTCTCTTGTGTCATTTGTAATTCTCCACTTTTTAATCAGTAAAGATTATACAGAAGACTAGTGTACAttagtaaaaaattaaatacttcATGGGTTTTGTATTGATTCAGGTTATGACTGAAGTGAATtaatacatatgttcggttctGGTGGCGGGTTCAATCTGCTGATAAAAGATTTGAATTTTGTTATTAACTTTCAACAAAGTcgttgtagtatagtggtaagtattcccgcctgtcacgcgggtgacccgggttcgatccccggcaacggcgtcTCCTTTTTATGGATCCTTTTCTCCTAGGCCGTTTTAATGCCTCAAACAAGTCTCGAAAGCCTATTTGTATGACCCATGCTCACTAACCAGGAAAGTGGCTAAATGAATTCTCAGtcttatacttttttttttttttccaaattgaAATTCATTCATTCATACGATAGTTTCATACATAAGCTGGCAGATAAAATATATCTCCAGAACAAGAGCCCAAAGGACAGGCAGCTAGAACCCACACCGGGACAACTTTAAAACACAACCTTAGACAACAAGAGCCCAAAGGACAGGCAGCTAGAACCCACACCGGGGTAACTTTAAAACACAACCTTAGACAAGGCAAAAGAATTACAACGCACACAACGACTCAATAAACTTAGAAACAGCAACTACACCAGAGCACACGACAATTCAGTGCAAAAGACCTCGAAGCAGTGGATAAAACAATCTGGATAACTCGATGCTGCCCACAGCACGCCATACGAAGCATCCACTTGAACAACCGAAGACACCGAAGTGTATTCTCAACTCGGATCTATCGCTGCCGCCTATGGCCTGCCGAACGATACCATCCCCACTCGTAACTAAGAACCAAGACTTCACAACCCGACTAGAAAGATCGCTTCATGATCTGAGCATCTCTCGGATACGGCTTGAACGTACTCTCTCACGTTCTCTTTGCAACTAGATAAATAGAAGTCCACCAACACCGACACACAACCAAGCTTCGCCGCTCAAAGCCCAAAACCAGAATAATCAATCGCACACCTAAACGACGAAAGATCATTGAATCCACCACAACTCAAGATAATTTTGCAACTGAAAGAGACAATGCACTAACTCCCGATAAACACTAGAATCCAAGAACACGAAACTCCCGAACTTACACTACCTAGCTGAAACAACACTTGACGATCTTAAACGTACAGGATAAACGAATTTCAAACTTCAAGGGTCTGAAGCACAAACCGCCGGCGAACCGGAGGAGCAATAGCTTCGGATAATCACCACCGAGAAACAACATTGGAGAGAGAATGTCCCTTACCCTCACGCGCCTTCACCTCCGACGGAACCGAGTAGATCTACAAAGGGGAAAGTCGAGATCTATCAAAACCATCACCCAAAAGCCGACTTCTTCCACTCTCAAAACCTTCACCGACTCACAGGAACTCCAGAACAAGGTCACTGACGTCAGATCTGAACCGCTCCGGAACAGATTCAGAGTAACCCACCGTCGAGCCTAACCAGAGTACCAAGAATATCACCGGGAGAGGGATGGTGAGGTGGAgaagcaaataataaaaaaaacaggaagaggagaagaggaAGCCTCCGGTGTCGGAATTACAGAACGGCCGACCACCGGAGCTGACAATACAACGTGTTTATGTTCGCCTTTTGTCGCCttggagagagagagtcgtCCTGAATTCTC is part of the Raphanus sativus cultivar WK10039 chromosome 5, ASM80110v3, whole genome shotgun sequence genome and harbors:
- the LOC108859089 gene encoding chaperone protein dnaJ 11, chloroplastic, producing MSGILVSSTGNSLRLSPAHVLSHPKTVKSRNRNARFPSRATSFRAYTQTLNAEPAVTESTVRRRVSSLYELLKVNETASLTEIKTAYRSLAKVCHPDASESDGRDFMEIHRAYATLADPTTRAIYDSTLVSRRRRVQAGAMGRVYAATRRWETDQCW